A part of Amycolatopsis lurida genomic DNA contains:
- a CDS encoding NAD(P)/FAD-dependent oxidoreductase yields the protein MKTENVEYTAFCGWVDPPADVRPSLAGDLTCEVAVVGGGIGGMSTALRLAERGQDVVLLEAEFCGHGASSRNAGQLAGAPGGDLQLLDLLYRKKMPGMIRLTEHAAHHVESLIEKYGIDCGYERTGNVFAAVSRGQMGRVRRVTRILRRVGADVKLGTSEELGIPRGFLGGMRENVGGIMNPGQFTAGMRRALLNTSARVFEQTKVTDVGRDRGQAVITTPRGLVRANKVVLATNAYAGEWDITPPRLSVPIWVVEVETEPIDPARLEALGWSSRSGLVTQHNIMENYRLTSRNTIVFGVRRLERGRTYPLPQKLPDPALVEELAEAFTTRFPALSDVAIERTWGGWIAITSSWLPIAGQLDDATYYSIACNGHGLAQAPYVGSLIADLIVDGERHEDLEELWVKKPKFPRPLMMGSLGLRAIWTVDRFNDFVNGSKRKSARQKAG from the coding sequence ATGAAGACAGAAAACGTCGAGTACACGGCCTTCTGTGGCTGGGTTGATCCGCCCGCCGACGTCCGGCCTTCGCTGGCCGGGGACCTCACTTGTGAGGTCGCGGTCGTCGGGGGTGGTATCGGCGGCATGTCGACTGCGTTGCGGCTGGCCGAACGAGGGCAGGACGTGGTGCTGCTGGAAGCCGAGTTCTGTGGGCACGGCGCCAGTTCGCGCAACGCCGGGCAGCTCGCGGGAGCCCCAGGTGGAGACCTTCAGCTCCTCGACCTGTTGTACCGCAAGAAGATGCCCGGCATGATCCGCCTCACCGAACATGCCGCACACCACGTCGAGAGCCTCATCGAAAAGTACGGCATCGACTGCGGCTACGAACGGACGGGCAATGTCTTCGCGGCGGTCTCCCGAGGACAGATGGGCCGGGTGCGCCGCGTGACCAGGATCCTTCGGCGCGTCGGCGCCGACGTGAAACTGGGAACGAGCGAAGAACTCGGCATTCCCCGCGGCTTCCTCGGCGGAATGCGTGAAAACGTCGGGGGGATCATGAACCCCGGTCAGTTCACCGCGGGGATGCGTCGAGCGCTGCTCAATACCTCCGCGCGAGTCTTCGAGCAGACGAAGGTCACCGACGTCGGGCGTGACCGCGGCCAAGCGGTCATCACCACTCCTCGGGGTCTGGTGCGGGCGAACAAAGTGGTTCTGGCAACGAATGCGTACGCGGGGGAGTGGGATATCACGCCTCCTCGGCTCTCCGTGCCCATCTGGGTCGTCGAAGTGGAAACCGAGCCCATCGACCCCGCCCGGCTGGAGGCACTGGGATGGTCCAGCCGATCGGGGCTCGTCACCCAGCACAACATCATGGAGAACTACCGGCTGACCTCACGCAACACCATCGTCTTCGGTGTCCGGCGGCTCGAGCGGGGCAGGACGTATCCACTCCCTCAAAAGCTGCCGGACCCGGCGCTCGTCGAGGAACTTGCCGAGGCCTTCACGACGCGGTTCCCGGCTCTGTCGGACGTCGCGATCGAGCGCACCTGGGGAGGATGGATCGCGATCACTTCGTCCTGGCTGCCCATAGCCGGGCAACTGGACGATGCCACCTACTACTCGATCGCGTGCAACGGTCACGGCCTGGCGCAAGCGCCCTACGTCGGCTCCCTCATCGCTGATCTGATCGTCGACGGAGAGCGCCATGAGGACCTGGAGGAATTGTGGGTGAAGAAGCCCAAGTTCCCACGCCCGCTGATGATGGGCTCCTTGGGGCTTCGTGCGATCTGGACTGTCGACCGCTTCAACGATTTCGTGAACGGAAGCAAACGCAAGAGCGCCCGGCAGAAGGCCGGGTAA
- a CDS encoding flavin-containing monooxygenase, with protein MNDADATEAADIVVIGAGISGIGAAQHLRNDFPGKKVILLESRDSIGGTWDLFRYPGVRSDSDLHTYAYEFKPWRHRSAIAEAPLIREYLAETVSEFGLDNVLRLRHRVTSADWSSAEAQWTLQVTVTDDAGTERTKTIKTGFVFSATGYYRYDEGFTPHFEGRDDFRGDILHPQHWPDDYDHRGKRVVIIGSGATAVTMLPAMLSGEGAAAHVTMLQRTPSYIASQPRFDNIAVKLTKLLGAKRGYAATRLKNIWIDFLLVSTLRKFPDFGRKALRKWTLKELPPHIDVDTHFNPPYEPWDERLCVTPDGEFFKALRGGSADVVTDRIDRFTEDGILLESGQELEADLIVTATGLVMQMLGGIQPTVDGHLVKMSDTLLYRGALISGIPNWAMMLGYTKASWTLRLSNVCRLVGDVLRRMDANGYDIAVPVVPDGLATTDLLDLTAGYMQRAKPELPRQGTELPWQMHTTFVKDNRLFKGRLIDRNIRFAVRAPAADLTGATADS; from the coding sequence ATGAACGACGCAGACGCGACGGAGGCCGCCGACATCGTCGTCATCGGCGCCGGCATCTCCGGTATCGGCGCGGCTCAGCACCTGAGGAACGACTTCCCCGGCAAGAAGGTCATCCTGCTGGAATCTCGCGACTCGATCGGCGGTACCTGGGACCTGTTCCGCTATCCGGGCGTCCGGTCCGATTCCGACCTGCACACCTACGCCTACGAGTTCAAGCCATGGCGGCATCGGAGCGCGATCGCCGAAGCGCCGCTGATCCGCGAATATCTCGCCGAGACGGTGAGCGAGTTCGGCCTCGACAACGTCCTTCGGCTCCGGCACCGGGTGACCTCCGCCGACTGGTCGAGCGCCGAGGCGCAGTGGACGCTCCAGGTGACCGTGACCGACGACGCCGGCACTGAACGCACGAAGACGATCAAGACCGGCTTCGTCTTCAGCGCGACCGGCTACTACCGATACGACGAGGGGTTCACGCCCCACTTCGAGGGTCGTGACGACTTCCGGGGCGACATCCTGCATCCGCAGCATTGGCCCGACGACTACGACCACCGCGGCAAACGCGTCGTGATCATCGGAAGTGGCGCGACGGCCGTGACCATGCTCCCGGCCATGCTGAGCGGAGAGGGCGCCGCGGCACACGTGACGATGCTCCAGCGCACTCCCAGCTACATCGCCTCCCAGCCGCGGTTCGACAACATCGCCGTCAAGCTCACCAAGCTGCTCGGGGCCAAGCGCGGCTACGCGGCCACACGGCTGAAGAACATCTGGATCGACTTCCTGCTCGTCTCCACCCTGCGCAAATTCCCCGACTTCGGGCGGAAAGCGCTTCGCAAGTGGACACTCAAGGAGCTTCCGCCGCACATCGATGTGGACACGCATTTCAACCCGCCGTACGAGCCGTGGGACGAGCGTCTCTGCGTCACCCCGGACGGAGAGTTCTTCAAGGCACTCCGCGGTGGCAGCGCCGACGTTGTCACCGACCGGATCGACCGCTTCACCGAGGACGGCATCCTGCTGGAGTCGGGCCAGGAACTGGAGGCCGACCTCATCGTCACCGCGACCGGCCTCGTCATGCAGATGCTGGGCGGTATCCAGCCCACAGTGGACGGTCACCTGGTGAAGATGTCCGACACCCTCCTCTACCGCGGCGCCCTCATCTCCGGCATCCCGAACTGGGCCATGATGCTCGGTTACACGAAGGCGTCCTGGACGCTCCGCCTGAGCAACGTGTGCCGCCTGGTCGGCGACGTGCTCCGCCGCATGGACGCCAACGGGTACGACATCGCGGTCCCGGTCGTCCCGGACGGACTCGCCACCACGGACCTCCTCGACCTCACCGCGGGCTACATGCAAAGGGCCAAACCCGAACTTCCCCGCCAGGGCACCGAACTGCCGTGGCAGATGCACACGACCTTCGTCAAGGACAACCGGCTCTTCAAAGGGCGGCTCATCGACCGGAACATCCGGTTCGCCGTCCGGGCACCCGCCGCCGACCTCACGGGCGCGACGGCCGACTCATGA
- a CDS encoding AMP-binding protein, which translates to MTAKVAPGQAGDDPATPTLTELLSQRAKDSPDREFLRYGEWSWSFAEIDDWTSRLAHRLIEVDGVRPGERVAIMLPNVVHWPVVWLATLKAGAVGVPINSSYQRADLAFVLRDSGARVVFTDADRADLIADVVAGEGVRVVDVADDGSEKFPATPPAAPIEGGALANLQYTSGTTGFPKACMLTHDYWVRLGWICASVTGLGPDDVLLTAQPFSYMDPQWNTALALTVGAPLVVLPRFSASTFMADVRRHRATFFYVLGSMPTLLSKQPPTPEDRDNDLRLVFCSGIPAGLHARLEERWGAPWREVYGMTESGIDLFSPFDDSDAVGSGSLGRPVPTKQIRVVDPDGSEVPDGEAGELVIAGRPMMDGYWNRPEDTARVLRDGWLHTGDVVVRRPGDGIRLVGRIKDMVRRGGENVASVEVEAALERDDRVVSAAVVAEPDETLGEEVKAFVQLAAGVPAELATAERIVERAGKELARFKLPRYVEFVADFPRTPSERIAKTALKARAAADRGVTYDLGARRGFLGIEVVHDVAVLTLRRPEKLNAMDVATRRRLASVIREFGTGETVRGIVLTGEGRAFSAGEDLDSVPSTEAGMREAFASFHDITRAILETRIPVVAAVNGIAVGGASEITLCCDTRIGTPKTVYYQPENGRGITISNASSVLLRRLIGNHAMRVVLGSPRIRADEALRIGLLDEIVEPGALIGRAIDTVVEWTPEGNTTALHLALLRPTAEDVEAAFAREDLAAAQAWESGVLAAGIQAFLSTRDTEKETST; encoded by the coding sequence ATGACCGCGAAAGTGGCGCCCGGACAGGCGGGCGACGACCCCGCCACCCCGACCCTGACGGAACTGCTGTCGCAACGCGCGAAGGACTCGCCGGATCGGGAATTCCTGCGTTACGGGGAATGGTCGTGGAGCTTCGCCGAGATCGACGACTGGACCTCCAGGCTGGCGCACCGGCTGATCGAGGTCGACGGTGTCCGGCCGGGCGAGCGTGTCGCGATCATGCTGCCGAACGTCGTGCACTGGCCTGTCGTCTGGCTCGCCACGCTGAAAGCGGGTGCGGTCGGCGTACCGATCAACAGCTCGTACCAAAGGGCCGACCTCGCCTTCGTCCTGCGGGACTCCGGCGCACGCGTCGTGTTCACCGACGCCGACCGCGCGGATCTGATCGCCGATGTCGTCGCCGGTGAGGGCGTCCGCGTCGTCGACGTCGCCGACGACGGGTCGGAGAAGTTTCCGGCGACGCCTCCAGCCGCACCGATCGAAGGCGGGGCGCTGGCGAACCTGCAGTACACGTCGGGAACGACCGGTTTCCCCAAGGCGTGCATGCTCACCCACGACTACTGGGTCCGGCTGGGCTGGATCTGCGCCTCGGTGACCGGACTGGGGCCTGACGACGTTCTCCTGACGGCGCAACCGTTTTCCTACATGGATCCACAGTGGAACACCGCGCTGGCGCTCACGGTCGGTGCTCCGCTGGTCGTGCTGCCACGGTTCTCGGCGTCGACCTTCATGGCGGACGTCCGGCGGCATCGGGCGACCTTCTTCTACGTCCTCGGGTCCATGCCGACGTTGCTGTCCAAGCAACCGCCGACCCCCGAAGACCGCGACAACGACCTCCGCCTCGTCTTCTGCTCGGGAATTCCGGCCGGACTCCACGCCCGGCTGGAGGAACGATGGGGCGCTCCGTGGCGCGAGGTCTACGGAATGACCGAGTCCGGGATCGACCTGTTCAGTCCCTTCGACGACTCCGACGCCGTGGGAAGCGGCAGTCTGGGGCGGCCGGTACCGACGAAACAGATCCGCGTCGTCGATCCCGACGGTTCCGAGGTGCCCGACGGTGAAGCCGGTGAGCTGGTCATCGCGGGCAGGCCGATGATGGACGGTTACTGGAACCGCCCTGAAGACACCGCCCGGGTGCTGCGGGACGGCTGGCTCCACACCGGCGATGTCGTCGTCCGCCGCCCGGGCGACGGAATCCGGTTGGTCGGCCGGATCAAGGACATGGTGCGGCGTGGCGGCGAGAACGTCGCGAGCGTCGAAGTCGAAGCCGCCCTGGAGCGTGACGACCGGGTGGTCTCGGCAGCCGTCGTCGCCGAACCCGACGAGACCCTCGGCGAGGAGGTCAAGGCGTTCGTCCAACTGGCGGCAGGCGTCCCCGCCGAACTGGCGACGGCCGAGCGGATCGTCGAGCGGGCAGGCAAGGAACTCGCGCGGTTCAAGCTGCCGCGCTATGTCGAGTTCGTCGCAGATTTTCCTCGCACACCGTCTGAACGCATTGCCAAAACGGCACTCAAGGCCCGGGCCGCGGCCGATCGCGGCGTGACGTACGACCTCGGCGCACGACGGGGATTCCTCGGCATCGAAGTCGTCCACGACGTAGCGGTGCTGACCCTCCGGCGCCCCGAGAAGCTCAACGCCATGGACGTCGCCACCCGGCGGCGGCTGGCGTCCGTCATCCGCGAGTTCGGTACCGGCGAGACCGTGCGCGGGATCGTGCTCACCGGTGAGGGCCGGGCTTTCTCCGCGGGAGAGGATCTCGACAGCGTGCCGTCGACGGAAGCCGGGATGCGTGAGGCGTTCGCGAGTTTCCACGACATCACCAGGGCGATCCTGGAGACGCGGATCCCTGTGGTCGCGGCCGTCAACGGCATTGCGGTCGGCGGAGCCTCGGAGATCACCCTGTGCTGCGACACCCGCATCGGTACTCCGAAAACTGTTTACTACCAACCGGAAAACGGCCGGGGCATCACGATCTCGAACGCGTCCAGCGTGCTGCTGAGGCGGCTCATCGGAAACCACGCCATGCGTGTGGTGCTCGGCTCCCCTCGTATCCGGGCCGACGAAGCCCTCCGGATCGGCCTGCTCGACGAGATCGTGGAGCCCGGTGCCCTGATCGGCCGTGCCATCGACACCGTCGTCGAGTGGACGCCGGAGGGCAACACGACGGCCTTGCATCTCGCGCTCCTGCGCCCGACGGCAGAGGACGTCGAAGCGGCCTTCGCCCGGGAAGACCTCGCCGCCGCCCAGGCGTGGGAGAGCGGAGTTCTGGCCGCGGGCATCCAGGCCTTTCTGTCCACAAGGGACACCGAAAAGGAGACCTCGACATGA
- a CDS encoding TetR/AcrR family transcriptional regulator produces the protein MPRISAAQRRSDFIKAAVEVIATYGIEGATTRRIAEQAQANLAMLHYCYDSKEDLFADVYEFVAGRYRDALEGDDSPGDVRETARRLLRGVMECYLESASFTAATVELISWARRQHGDRGIAVYDKALETVRAALRDAESDHPIAPEVIDEIAFVLATLADGFAANWLTYGDRTAALGQMEIATSVLDSWLAARLGATPVGR, from the coding sequence GTGCCACGGATCTCCGCCGCCCAGCGGCGCAGCGACTTCATCAAGGCCGCGGTGGAGGTCATCGCCACCTACGGCATCGAGGGCGCGACGACCCGGCGCATCGCCGAGCAGGCGCAAGCGAATCTGGCGATGCTGCACTACTGCTACGACTCCAAAGAGGACCTCTTCGCCGACGTCTACGAGTTCGTGGCGGGCCGGTACCGCGACGCGCTCGAGGGCGACGACTCCCCCGGTGACGTGCGAGAGACGGCTCGACGGCTCCTGCGCGGAGTCATGGAGTGCTACCTCGAGTCGGCCAGCTTCACCGCGGCGACGGTGGAACTCATCAGCTGGGCACGGCGCCAGCACGGAGACCGCGGCATCGCGGTGTACGACAAGGCTCTCGAAACGGTGCGCGCCGCACTTCGCGACGCCGAGTCGGACCATCCGATCGCACCGGAGGTCATCGACGAGATCGCCTTCGTCCTCGCCACCTTGGCCGACGGCTTCGCCGCGAACTGGTTGACCTACGGGGATCGGACCGCCGCGCTGGGGCAGATGGAAATCGCCACGTCGGTCCTCGACAGCTGGCTCGCGGCCCGGCTCGGAGCCACCCCCGTCGGGCGATGA
- a CDS encoding aldehyde dehydrogenase family protein, giving the protein MSNEIPRPVNYIADTWSEAETVPDAWNVDPNTREPVHRSVTTAQDDVERALRHAERVYDIGRWDDDARRERAAMLERVADIVETRAEDIARTDSLTSGTPISVTRKVAAFLPMRIWASAADLVNIPRVTALAAGGRDVRLHKVPWGPAAILTPWNGPSFIPAAKIAGAVAAGCPVILKPSEHAPGSAQIIVECFVEAGLPSGALQLVHGAGDVGARLTTDPRVKIVSFTGGPAAGRAIARAAAEDFKVLQLELGGNNPVLVLDDADLDVTADGILDGMTKLNGQWCEGPGKILAHRSLIAPLLEALTERISKLVVGHSLDEDAEIGPISNAPHFRTLQSRIDGLRDLGASIRQPARLPELDGYFLSPTVAVGADPAQATAELFGPVVSLHAVDSGEQALRIANAHPSGLDAYVFGADTDRAIDVGSRILAGEVRVNGAKVADLGDDSAQSFWGPAGIGGHGPAESVRVFCGDRVVGVDSPDLPL; this is encoded by the coding sequence ATGAGCAACGAGATTCCCCGGCCGGTGAACTACATCGCCGACACCTGGAGCGAAGCCGAGACGGTGCCCGACGCGTGGAACGTCGACCCCAACACGCGCGAACCCGTCCACCGTTCTGTCACGACGGCCCAGGACGACGTCGAGCGGGCGCTACGGCACGCGGAGCGCGTGTACGACATCGGCCGCTGGGACGACGACGCTCGGCGTGAGCGTGCCGCGATGCTCGAACGCGTGGCGGACATCGTCGAGACCCGGGCCGAGGACATCGCCCGCACGGACTCGCTGACCAGCGGCACGCCGATCAGCGTAACTCGCAAGGTCGCCGCCTTCCTGCCCATGAGGATCTGGGCGTCGGCGGCGGATCTGGTGAACATCCCACGCGTCACCGCGCTGGCCGCGGGCGGCCGCGACGTCCGCCTCCACAAAGTGCCGTGGGGGCCCGCCGCGATCCTCACACCGTGGAACGGCCCGAGTTTCATCCCGGCGGCCAAGATCGCCGGCGCCGTGGCCGCGGGGTGTCCCGTCATCCTCAAACCTTCGGAGCACGCGCCGGGCAGCGCACAGATCATCGTCGAATGCTTCGTCGAGGCGGGCCTGCCCAGCGGCGCGCTGCAGCTCGTGCACGGCGCCGGCGACGTCGGCGCCCGGCTGACCACCGACCCCCGCGTCAAGATCGTCTCGTTCACCGGCGGGCCCGCCGCCGGGCGCGCCATCGCACGGGCAGCTGCGGAAGACTTCAAGGTCCTGCAGCTGGAGCTCGGCGGGAACAATCCGGTGCTCGTGCTGGACGACGCCGACCTCGACGTCACAGCGGACGGCATCCTCGACGGCATGACCAAACTCAATGGTCAATGGTGCGAAGGACCGGGCAAGATCCTCGCTCACCGCAGCCTGATCGCCCCTCTCCTCGAAGCACTGACCGAGCGGATCTCCAAGCTCGTCGTCGGTCACTCCCTCGATGAGGACGCCGAAATCGGCCCGATCTCCAACGCCCCGCATTTCCGGACCCTCCAGAGCAGGATCGACGGGTTGCGCGACCTGGGGGCGAGCATTCGGCAGCCCGCCCGCCTGCCCGAGCTCGACGGCTACTTCCTGTCTCCGACCGTGGCCGTCGGCGCGGATCCCGCTCAGGCCACCGCCGAGCTGTTCGGCCCGGTCGTCTCGCTGCACGCCGTGGACTCCGGTGAACAGGCGCTGCGCATCGCCAACGCCCATCCGTCAGGGCTCGACGCGTACGTGTTCGGCGCCGATACGGACCGGGCGATCGACGTCGGCTCCCGCATCCTGGCCGGCGAAGTGCGCGTCAACGGCGCCAAGGTCGCCGACCTCGGTGACGACTCGGCACAGAGCTTCTGGGGCCCGGCAGGCATCGGCGGCCACGGCCCGGCGGAATCGGTGCGCGTCTTCTGCGGCGACCGGGTCGTCGGTGTCGATTCGCCCGACTTACCGCTGTGA
- a CDS encoding Zn-dependent alcohol dehydrogenase translates to MIDTQAAVLTAVGEPLALTVIRVDDPEPHEVRVAVTNVGLCHSDLHYMTGTVPTELPVVVGHEVAGVVEAVGSQVSGLRPGDRVVGALTPSCGRCTNCEAGRSTQCRRLGEIRRRPRPAFQTTDGEPIERLGDIGAFSRHVLMRENSLVRLPDDVPLHVGCLLACCVITGVGAVFRGAKVRPGSTVAVIGCGGVGSAIVQGARLAGASAIVAIDLDDDRLKAARGYGATHVVNGGDEDLVAEVHRLLGDGVDYAFEAVGSARTAATALALVRPTGTACLVGIAPGGTELNVPASDFFFEEKRLIGSYMGSGQARQDILQLARLYQQGRLLLDEMVTRVVPFGEINEGFEAMKSGDVTRIVVDLQS, encoded by the coding sequence ATGATCGACACCCAGGCCGCGGTGCTGACCGCCGTCGGCGAACCGCTCGCGCTGACCGTCATCCGGGTGGACGACCCGGAACCGCACGAGGTGCGGGTCGCGGTCACCAACGTGGGGCTGTGCCACAGCGACCTGCACTACATGACCGGAACGGTGCCGACCGAGCTGCCGGTCGTGGTCGGCCACGAGGTGGCCGGTGTGGTCGAGGCGGTCGGCTCGCAGGTGTCCGGGCTGCGCCCCGGGGACCGCGTGGTCGGCGCGCTGACCCCCTCCTGCGGCCGCTGCACGAACTGTGAGGCGGGGCGGTCGACCCAATGTCGGAGGCTGGGGGAGATCCGCCGCCGCCCCCGGCCCGCGTTCCAGACCACGGACGGCGAGCCGATCGAGCGGCTCGGCGACATCGGGGCGTTCTCCCGGCATGTCCTCATGCGCGAGAACTCGCTGGTACGGCTTCCCGACGACGTGCCACTGCACGTCGGCTGCCTCCTGGCCTGCTGTGTCATCACCGGTGTCGGCGCGGTCTTCCGCGGCGCCAAGGTGCGACCGGGCAGCACGGTCGCGGTCATCGGGTGCGGCGGCGTCGGATCGGCCATCGTCCAAGGCGCGAGGCTCGCCGGCGCCTCGGCCATCGTCGCGATCGACCTGGACGACGACCGGCTCAAGGCCGCGCGCGGCTACGGCGCCACCCACGTCGTCAACGGCGGGGACGAAGACCTGGTCGCGGAGGTTCACCGCCTGCTCGGTGACGGAGTGGACTACGCCTTCGAAGCGGTCGGCTCGGCCCGCACCGCCGCGACGGCCCTCGCCCTGGTGCGCCCGACGGGGACCGCGTGCCTGGTCGGGATCGCACCCGGGGGCACCGAACTCAACGTCCCGGCATCGGACTTCTTCTTCGAGGAGAAGCGGCTCATCGGCTCCTACATGGGGTCGGGTCAAGCGCGGCAGGACATCCTCCAGCTCGCCCGCCTGTACCAGCAGGGACGTCTGCTGCTCGACGAGATGGTCACGCGCGTCGTCCCCTTCGGCGAGATCAACGAAGGCTTCGAGGCGATGAAGTCCGGCGACGTCACCCGCATCGTCGTCGATCTCCAGTCCTGA
- a CDS encoding hotdog domain-containing protein, protein MHVIHQRYVAYSDAHYAGNLVDGAYGLALFGDAGTHLAIVTDGHEGLFAGYSSVEFLAPVRGGDVIEVEARLAAKGTRSRTIDFELRVIARSVDGTGGAEILAEPIVATRARGTGVVPANREGSAA, encoded by the coding sequence ATGCACGTCATCCACCAGCGCTACGTCGCCTACTCCGATGCTCACTACGCCGGAAATCTCGTCGACGGCGCGTACGGCCTGGCGCTGTTCGGCGACGCCGGAACTCATCTCGCGATCGTCACGGACGGCCACGAGGGCCTCTTCGCGGGCTACTCGTCCGTGGAATTCCTGGCGCCGGTGCGCGGCGGCGACGTCATCGAGGTCGAGGCACGGCTCGCGGCGAAAGGCACCAGGAGCCGGACGATCGACTTCGAGCTGCGCGTCATCGCCCGGTCCGTCGACGGCACGGGCGGAGCGGAAATCCTCGCCGAACCCATCGTCGCCACCCGCGCCCGCGGGACCGGCGTCGTCCCCGCCAACCGAGAAGGAAGTGCAGCATGA
- a CDS encoding glutamine synthetase family protein yields the protein MSDLKDRAVRLEATNHEGSFLGKTVSSTKFASGRNSGFAFADLLFAIDLGNEIVLGDAFPDWRGNLYDIQMIPDMSTLVEWKPGLDSVIGDYWLKDGTPVPICPRNLVRKLVARLAVLGYTATVAVEIEATLFEESVQEARKRGYRDLTPLGGGTGATYHLARSKDWVDYMEAVVDRLDRLGIAWEAWTDEAAAGQTELNLPPADPITLADSWARTRQVMREVAFERDHTVTFMAKPTAGYGQGAHINLSLQSDGVNRFFAEDGPSPLMRHAVGGLLATMAGNTSLALPQITSYRRLVDFTGPPTVISWGENNKTAAVRAITGHSKYSRLEYRLPGADVNPYLALAGVLAGVLAGIEREIEPPEQVTDMAWCLPDSAGVPRIPDTMSKAGAALDADPLLREYLGDEFVDFWVASRRWEWMEFHTKGGDPFAELSQWESTRYFEFP from the coding sequence ATGTCTGATCTCAAGGACCGCGCCGTGCGCCTCGAAGCGACGAACCACGAGGGAAGCTTTCTGGGCAAGACCGTGTCGAGCACGAAGTTCGCGTCAGGCAGGAACAGCGGCTTCGCTTTCGCCGACCTCCTGTTCGCGATCGACCTCGGCAACGAGATCGTCCTCGGAGACGCCTTCCCGGACTGGCGCGGCAACCTCTACGACATCCAGATGATCCCTGACATGTCGACCCTCGTCGAATGGAAGCCGGGTCTGGACTCGGTCATCGGCGACTACTGGCTGAAGGACGGCACACCCGTGCCGATCTGCCCGCGGAACCTCGTGCGGAAGCTGGTGGCCCGGCTCGCCGTTCTCGGGTACACCGCGACCGTCGCCGTGGAGATCGAAGCGACCCTGTTCGAGGAATCCGTTCAGGAGGCGCGAAAACGCGGGTACCGGGACCTGACGCCCTTGGGCGGCGGCACGGGAGCCACGTATCACTTGGCGAGGTCCAAGGACTGGGTCGACTACATGGAAGCGGTCGTCGACCGCCTCGATCGGCTCGGCATCGCGTGGGAGGCCTGGACCGACGAGGCCGCCGCCGGGCAGACGGAGCTGAACCTGCCGCCGGCGGACCCGATCACGCTGGCCGACTCCTGGGCACGGACCCGACAGGTCATGCGTGAGGTCGCGTTCGAGCGGGACCACACGGTGACCTTCATGGCCAAACCGACGGCGGGCTATGGCCAAGGGGCCCACATCAACCTGTCACTGCAAAGCGACGGAGTGAACCGGTTCTTCGCCGAGGACGGGCCGTCCCCGCTGATGCGGCACGCGGTCGGCGGGCTGCTGGCCACGATGGCGGGAAACACCTCGCTCGCGTTGCCGCAGATCACGTCCTACCGGCGACTGGTCGACTTCACCGGACCGCCCACCGTCATCAGCTGGGGCGAAAACAACAAAACGGCCGCGGTGCGCGCCATCACCGGCCACTCAAAGTATTCGCGGCTCGAGTACCGGCTTCCCGGCGCCGACGTGAACCCCTATCTCGCGCTCGCCGGAGTGCTCGCCGGGGTGCTGGCGGGCATCGAGCGGGAGATCGAACCGCCGGAGCAGGTCACGGACATGGCCTGGTGCCTGCCCGACAGCGCAGGCGTGCCCCGGATCCCCGACACGATGTCGAAGGCGGGCGCGGCCCTGGACGCCGACCCGCTTCTTCGCGAGTACCTCGGTGACGAGTTCGTGGACTTCTGGGTCGCGTCGCGGCGCTGGGAGTGGATGGAGTTCCACACCAAAGGCGGCGATCCGTTCGCCGAACTCTCCCAGTGGGAGTCCACCCGCTACTTCGAGTTCCCGTGA
- a CDS encoding gamma-glutamyl-gamma-aminobutyrate hydrolase family protein: MRARPLIGITGRRFRLELFKGADERYGDRCLDGYMSDFASRIAQAGGLPVHLSYDTDAKAISQWLSGVVITGGQDIHPAYWGGDTTVVRDIDPRMDPMVHDAVRDEYEITLVRAALEQGIPVLGVCRGMQVLNVALGGTLVADLPAGSVSHLSAEAAPTDGTADHLVSFEKGSIAAGLFGEHAMTNSWHHQAVDRCGTGLVVTGRTSDGVVEAVELPGAPVLGVQWHPEWMKSEDPAMTWIVQAAAKRRRSMP; encoded by the coding sequence GTGAGGGCGCGTCCGCTGATCGGCATCACCGGCAGGCGGTTCCGGCTGGAGCTGTTCAAGGGAGCCGACGAGCGATACGGAGACCGTTGCCTCGACGGCTACATGTCGGACTTCGCGAGCCGGATCGCGCAGGCCGGTGGGCTTCCGGTGCATCTCTCCTACGACACCGACGCGAAGGCCATCAGCCAGTGGCTGTCCGGTGTCGTGATCACCGGCGGTCAGGACATCCATCCAGCGTATTGGGGCGGGGACACGACGGTGGTCCGCGACATCGATCCGCGGATGGACCCGATGGTCCACGACGCGGTCCGCGACGAGTACGAGATCACGCTCGTCCGTGCTGCTCTGGAGCAGGGGATTCCAGTGCTCGGTGTGTGCCGCGGCATGCAGGTGCTCAACGTCGCTCTCGGCGGCACCCTCGTCGCCGACCTGCCGGCCGGGTCCGTGAGCCATCTGTCGGCGGAGGCCGCGCCGACCGACGGCACCGCCGATCATCTCGTGTCCTTCGAAAAAGGCTCGATCGCCGCCGGCCTGTTCGGCGAGCACGCGATGACCAACTCGTGGCACCACCAGGCCGTCGACCGCTGCGGCACCGGCCTGGTCGTGACCGGACGGACGAGCGATGGCGTGGTCGAAGCGGTCGAGCTCCCGGGCGCACCGGTGCTCGGCGTCCAGTGGCACCCGGAGTGGATGAAGAGCGAGGACCCGGCGATGACGTGGATCGTCCAGGCCGCGGCGAAGAGGCGAAGGAGCATGCCATGA